Below is a genomic region from Elusimicrobiota bacterium.
TTTTTATTGCCTTTGAGTTTGGCAAGACGGGCGATATCATTCCAGGTTCTTGGGCTGGACCGCGTGAAATCACTGATATCCGAGTAGCAAGCCTCGTCTTTGGCGGCAGGAATCGAGTCGAGCGTTTTTAAAATCCTTTCAGCAACGATTCGTGCAGCAGCGTGACAATCATCAATATTCTTTCCCGGCTTCAAACCGGGATGGAATATTTCCAGTAACTCTTCGGCGCCATGGCGCATTTGATTGGAGAAGCTTTCATCGGGAATCGCATTCCGGCGCTTTTGTTGGATCAATTGCAGGGGAAGATCATTCGATTGCTTGTCCTTGAACCCGAGCCTGGAGGCATAGGAGGAATAATCGTTCCATACCTTTTCTTCCCCGAGGCCTACGAGAGCCTTGAGGACCCTATCCTCACCGCCTTCGACCATAACCCGAAGGTCAGGTGATAGGCCTGCATGAAAAGCGAAGCGCGTCAGAAGTTGGAGCCCAACGGAATGGAATGTTCCAAGCAGGGCGCCCTCAAGGGCTTCGGCTTCCTTCCCCATTCCGCTTTGAATCAGCTTACTCTGAACCCGACGTTTCAGCTCTGCTGCCGCCACTTTTGTAAACGTGCAAGCCAATACACGCCTTGGGTCTAAACCATTTTTAATGCGGAAGGCCAATTCCTCGCAAATATTGTGGGTTTTCCCTGTTCCGGCGCCCGCGGAGAAAACATCAAGCTTCATTCGATTGCCTTCTTTCCGCAAAGAACGGAATGGTCGCAATGGATACAGAGTTCATAGGCGTTTTCACGCTTGTTGGGGCGTAGAGCGAGTTCGGTGCCCCGAGGCCAGTCTGAGGGAGCTTGGCGTGGGCGGGCAGGAACCTCACCTGTCTTTAGCCATGTGGTCGTCACCGAAAGTGCTGTTGCAATACGGGACCATGTATCGGCTATCGATGGACCAGGAATCTGGTCATTGGACCCAATGATGGGAGAACTGGCGGGAGTAAATATTCGGGCTGAATCGATGATGAAATATGCGGCAGCCGTGTTTGTGAGACCGCCACCATTACCATCCCCCGCGACGGCAGCTGCGTACACGGCGAGTTGGACAGCGGTCCCATTTTCAATCCATTCCCGGTATTTTTTCCCAGCGTATTTCAAATCAACGATTCCCTTAACTCCCTGCCCGGTTTCCAGGATGCAGTCGGGCCGGCCATTAAAATCACGACCATCGAGTTTTCCACCGGGTTCGACCTCGAAACCGACCACACGGTAGCCCCCCCTGCTCAACAGATCGTGAAACTCGCGCGCTGCGTGGCCAAACTGGGCTTCTAGACGTTGTCGGGCACGTGCTGCGCTTGGAAGGGCTAAAGGCGCGGCTTCTGTCGGTAAAAGACCTCTGAATGCGGTGATAGCCATCTCTTCCGCCTCTCCTGCGTTGGCGGGGATCGTTGGCCCCCCGAATGTTATTTCAAGAACCTTGTGGGCGATAGTTCCAAAGAGACGGAATTCGGAAAGGATACCCGCCACTCGGCTTGGATTCAGGCGTGCTGCGTAATCGAAGGTCCATTTCAGGGGACAGCCGAGCCGGGTTTCAATTTCGGAATAAGAACTGGTTTCGATGTCATGGAGAGACATTGGGTTGACGTGCCAGATCGGGTCGGGCTGAACCAAGAGATTAAGTTTATGGACCGCTAAAGGGGTAGGCCAATCTCTGGGAGGCCCGGCAAGCCCCAATTCTAGGGGCTGCCATGCATCGTGCGGCAATCCGGCGGAGGCCTCGACCCAAAGCGGATGGGTGTCCATGTCAGAGTGCGATTCCAGTTCGATAGCAAGGAGTCCCCCTTTAAGATGACAAAGGGCGGCACGCTCGGCGAGCCTCTCCGCAGTGAGGGCTAACTCTGCGGATTCAATGGCGATGCCACAGGAACGCAGGGCTTCGCGCTCGGAGACGCTCCAAGAAGAGGGGGCATGTTGGCCGCCGGTGGTTCCAAGCCATATTAGCCACTCGCAATGGTCTGGCAAATTTGCGAGATTGCGGAGAAGCGTAGGCCCACCCGCCTCCGGCACCTTTTCAACCAAGGTGGCCCCTCCCTCTTGGGCGGCAGTCAGGAGGCGTTCAAGATGCGCTTCAGTCAATAGTGCGGGAGTTGCCCCGGCAAGGGCAGAGAGGACCCTCGATTGGTTGGCGAGTTGTTCAAAGGCCGAGACAAGGGGGTCATGAAAATCGGATTTGGAAAGAAACGCAGCCATTCCCATCGCCCAGCGAGAAACCAGTCCGCACCGCTCGATAATGGCCTTTTGAGGTAATGGCTTTTCACGGGTGGCGCCTGCCACGGGCAGCCATTGAGCAATCTTGTCAAGTGCTTTTGTCTTTCCATCCGTTTTCAGGCCGTTGACAACTTTGTTCCAAAGCTCGCCCCCGATGCCCGGTTGCTCAGCAACGGCTTTGGCCAATCCATCGGCTGCCGAACCAAAGGGGGATTTAGGAAGGGTGAGCATGTCGAGGAGGATTGCGGGATCAACGGGATCCCAAATGAGACCGATGGAAAGGGGAAGGACCTGTAGAATTGGATGGGAGGATGATTTGATCGAACTTCCCACAGCAGGGACACCACGCTGGCGCAATCGGTCGTCTAGTAAGGAGGCAAGAACCGGGTCCTCGCATAAAATCGCTGTCGTCGCCGTGCGGGAGCCGTTAGCAGCCAATAGAGTAGCGACCGCATCTGCGGCTGCGGTATCGCTGGCGGCACGCCACCACATAAGGGATTCATCTGGTTTTGTGTTGATATCTTTCCCTCCAAGCCTTTCTTGGATTGAATGGAGGGCTGTATTTTTTCCGGCCGTCGGCGTCAGAGAGAATTGGCTTTGTGCAATTGTCAGGCGACCGAGGAGAGGGTGCCAGGCTTTTGGCCAGGCCGAGGGATGGTCCCGAATGATAATTTGATGGGAGGGGAGAACCTGCCCATCGTTCAATGCACATAAAATTAAATTGATTCGCTCCGATGTCCCAGGGGCAAGAGGTCCGTCGATTGCTTCCGTTTCAGCCAAATCGCTGGCGAGGGCCGGAAGCCGTTTATCGGATTTCCCGTTCCATCCCCACATTAAGAGGTCATCTCGTCGTTGAAGCAGGTTTGCCGCCGTTCCCCATGTGTCGAGGGCAAAACTTGCGGCGGATACTTTGAGTTGGGCCTTCCCTAGGCGGGCAGCATACTGCAAAACCCGAGTGGCGTTCGATGCCGGTTTTCTTTTATGGCCAAGCTGTTGTTCGAGCCAGTCAAGAATATTCTCTGGGGATCCAGTGCTTTGGCCGAATGCTGACAGAGGATTTATCGGGAGAGGACCTCTCCATGCGATGGAAGTTTGAAGATTGTGCCGGAGAGTTGGGGAATATGACATTTATTTTTGCGTTAATTTTCCAATGACTCTAACGCCGTGACCGACGGCGACCATACCAACGAAAACGGTGCCCGGATTTAACTCCGGTGTTTTTATGTTGCCCTTTACATGCCATACAGATTTGCCCATGTCCACCTTCCCCCCCCTTCAGAGAGGGGTCGAAGAAACCTTCCAGGACTTTTACCGTTCCGCATTTTCGGCAGTGCCGCGCACTTCCGTTCCCTAGGCCTTCCGCATGATCAATAATTTGAGCGACTACAGGATGGGCCTCGTCTATTGCCGCGCTCTCGATGAGTGCATAGAAGCGCTCCGAAAGGGTTTGCACCGGGTCTTCTCCAACATTGAACCGATTGATCCGTAGAAATTTATATCCATAGGACTCAATAACCATTTGCCGTTCAAGATCTTCCGGCCTGTAAAGCTGGTCATAATTACCCTCATGGATTCGTTTATGCTCAATGAAATGCTCAGCAAAGCCATCATATTCGATGACGACGTTTACAGATCGCTTCCCACCGCGATACCTGAGCAGAAAGTCGCATCGGTAGGCTGGATGGTGGTAAGAGGGGTCAAGCTGACGAAGGTATTCTCCGATGGGGAATTGCGCGATGATTTCCAATTGTTCGGTGTTCTTTTGAAAGAAGGCGGTTTTCCGAATCCAGTCTAAAACCTTCTTCTCCATAGGAGAAGCGGGATCAGTATCCTCCGGCTCCGGGATGTTCTGACGATCAAGAGCATTCTTGTAATGCATGAGTGCTCGCCCGATAGATCCCCGAAAATCTTCAATCGGTTTGGAAAGGACAAACAACATCCCCTCTTTCGCGCGAGAGAATCCGACGTTAAGCCTTTGCATTTTGAGCTTTTCCTCTACCGTGTCCGCCGCTGACACAATGGTGACAGGAAAAATATAGTTCAGAAGGTCCTGCCCCTTAGTGGCCACCATGCTGTAAATAATCAGGTCCCTCTCCTCGCCTTGGCAGGTATCGAAAGTCATAACCTTCAAATTAAGGGCTTTTTCAAATCTCTCGGCGTAAGAATCGGAAAATAAAAG
It encodes:
- a CDS encoding PD-(D/E)XK nuclease family protein, whose translation is MWGWNGKSDKRLPALASDLAETEAIDGPLAPGTSERINLILCALNDGQVLPSHQIIIRDHPSAWPKAWHPLLGRLTIAQSQFSLTPTAGKNTALHSIQERLGGKDINTKPDESLMWWRAASDTAAADAVATLLAANGSRTATTAILCEDPVLASLLDDRLRQRGVPAVGSSIKSSSHPILQVLPLSIGLIWDPVDPAILLDMLTLPKSPFGSAADGLAKAVAEQPGIGGELWNKVVNGLKTDGKTKALDKIAQWLPVAGATREKPLPQKAIIERCGLVSRWAMGMAAFLSKSDFHDPLVSAFEQLANQSRVLSALAGATPALLTEAHLERLLTAAQEGGATLVEKVPEAGGPTLLRNLANLPDHCEWLIWLGTTGGQHAPSSWSVSEREALRSCGIAIESAELALTAERLAERAALCHLKGGLLAIELESHSDMDTHPLWVEASAGLPHDAWQPLELGLAGPPRDWPTPLAVHKLNLLVQPDPIWHVNPMSLHDIETSSYSEIETRLGCPLKWTFDYAARLNPSRVAGILSEFRLFGTIAHKVLEITFGGPTIPANAGEAEEMAITAFRGLLPTEAAPLALPSAARARQRLEAQFGHAAREFHDLLSRGGYRVVGFEVEPGGKLDGRDFNGRPDCILETGQGVKGIVDLKYAGKKYREWIENGTAVQLAVYAAAVAGDGNGGGLTNTAAAYFIIDSARIFTPASSPIIGSNDQIPGPSIADTWSRIATALSVTTTWLKTGEVPARPRQAPSDWPRGTELALRPNKRENAYELCIHCDHSVLCGKKAIE